A genomic segment from Chitinophagaceae bacterium encodes:
- a CDS encoding thymidylate synthase, producing the protein MQQYLSLLDHILKHGTDKEDRTGTGTRSIFGYQMRFDLNVGFPLVTTKKTHLKSIIYELLWFLKGDTNTGWLKENNVRIWDEWADENGNLGPVYGKQWRSWEGANGKVTDQVQELIQQLKTNPDSRRLIISAWNVADLPKMHLMPCHCLFQFYTTLQKNGKRKLSCQLYQRSADVFLGVPFNIASYALLTLMIAQVCEMEPGEFIHSFGDAHLYNNHFEQATLQLSRKPFPLPSMKINPLVKDIFDFKFEDFELQDYTAHPAIKASVAV; encoded by the coding sequence ATGCAACAATATCTTTCTTTACTTGACCATATTTTAAAACACGGGACCGATAAAGAAGACCGTACTGGAACTGGAACTCGTAGTATTTTTGGCTATCAAATGCGCTTTGATTTAAATGTAGGCTTTCCCTTGGTTACTACAAAAAAAACACACCTTAAAAGTATTATTTACGAACTGCTTTGGTTTTTAAAAGGTGATACCAATACCGGTTGGCTTAAAGAAAATAATGTACGTATATGGGATGAGTGGGCAGATGAAAATGGAAACCTTGGCCCGGTTTACGGAAAGCAATGGCGCAGTTGGGAAGGTGCCAATGGAAAAGTTACCGACCAGGTACAAGAGTTGATACAACAACTTAAAACAAACCCTGACAGCAGAAGGCTTATTATAAGCGCCTGGAATGTTGCCGACCTTCCCAAAATGCACTTAATGCCCTGCCATTGCCTGTTTCAATTTTATACAACTTTACAAAAAAATGGAAAAAGAAAATTGAGTTGCCAGCTTTACCAGCGCAGCGCAGATGTATTCCTTGGGGTTCCTTTTAATATAGCTTCTTATGCTTTGCTTACTTTAATGATTGCCCAGGTTTGTGAAATGGAGCCAGGTGAATTTATACACAGTTTTGGTGATGCACATTTATACAACAACCATTTTGAACAGGCTACATTGCAACTTTCCAGAAAGCCCTTCCCTCTTCCCTCAATGAAAATAAATCCCTTAGTAAAAGATATTTTTGATTTTAAGTTTGAGGATTTTGAATTACAGGATTATACCGCTCACCCTGCAATAAAGGCAAGTGTTGCTGTTTAG
- a CDS encoding HAD family phosphatase, protein MEEKAFIFDMNGTMINDMIYHEEAWHKILTEKLGARISRAQTREQMYGKNEELLIRVFGKNKFTLAEMQALSMEKEQIYQANYFPHLKLIKGLGNFFDQAFIKKFPMAIGTAAIPFNVNFVLDNLKLRKYFKAIVTANDVAVSKPNPDVFLKCAELLKIKNENCIVFEDSPKGVEAANNAGMKSVAITTYHCKEEFEHFENVLFCIDDYNNSNLQGLLI, encoded by the coding sequence ATGGAAGAAAAGGCTTTTATTTTTGATATGAACGGCACCATGATTAACGATATGATTTACCATGAGGAAGCCTGGCATAAAATACTTACCGAAAAACTTGGGGCAAGAATTTCCCGTGCACAAACAAGGGAGCAGATGTATGGTAAAAATGAAGAGTTACTCATAAGGGTTTTTGGAAAAAATAAATTTACCCTTGCAGAAATGCAGGCTTTGTCCATGGAAAAAGAACAAATATACCAGGCCAATTATTTTCCGCACCTTAAATTAATCAAAGGGCTCGGCAATTTTTTTGATCAGGCTTTTATCAAAAAATTCCCAATGGCTATTGGCACTGCGGCAATACCTTTTAATGTAAATTTTGTTTTGGATAACCTAAAACTTCGTAAATATTTTAAGGCCATTGTTACTGCAAATGATGTAGCCGTAAGTAAGCCCAACCCAGATGTGTTTTTGAAATGTGCAGAATTGTTGAAAATAAAAAATGAAAATTGTATCGTTTTTGAAGACTCACCAAAGGGGGTAGAAGCAGCAAATAATGCAGGTATGAAATCTGTTGCAATTACCACCTATCACTGCAAAGAAGAATTTGAACATTTTGAAAATGTATTGTTTTGTATAGACGATTATAACAACAGTAATTTGCAGGGCTTGTTAATATAA
- a CDS encoding pyridoxal phosphate-dependent aminotransferase yields MLEISQRGHEMPASPIRKLVPFAEAAKKKGIHVYHLNIGQPDIETPKACLDAVKNSQFTVLEYSHSAGNESYRKKLVSYYAKNNIEVTHNDIIITTGGSEAILFGCMACLDAGDEIIIPEPFYANYNGFAIQADVKVVPIKSSIENGFALPPIEEFEKAITPKTKAIVVCNPNNPTGYLYSAAEMETLKEIVIKYDLYLFADEAYREFCYEGTHTSAMHLKGAEQHVILMDTISKRYSACGGRIGALITKNKEVLNAAMKFAQARLSPPSFAQILGEAAVDLPDNYFESTKAEYLRRREVIVSRLSAMDAVFCPRPGGAFYAMARLPIDDCDLFCQWLLESFSHNGATVMLAPATGFYSTEGLGKNEVRLAYVLNVEAINLAMDCLEQALKSYPGRK; encoded by the coding sequence ATGTTAGAAATAAGCCAGCGTGGGCATGAAATGCCTGCATCACCCATTCGCAAGCTTGTGCCTTTTGCAGAAGCGGCAAAGAAAAAAGGTATCCATGTTTATCATTTAAACATTGGCCAGCCCGATATTGAAACCCCAAAAGCTTGCCTGGATGCTGTAAAAAACAGCCAATTTACCGTTTTGGAATACAGCCATAGCGCCGGCAACGAAAGCTACCGTAAAAAACTGGTTTCTTATTATGCAAAAAATAATATTGAGGTAACGCATAACGATATTATTATTACCACTGGCGGTAGTGAAGCCATACTTTTTGGATGTATGGCCTGCCTGGATGCCGGTGACGAAATAATTATTCCCGAGCCTTTTTATGCCAATTATAACGGCTTTGCCATACAGGCCGATGTAAAAGTAGTACCTATAAAAAGCAGTATTGAAAATGGGTTTGCCTTGCCGCCCATTGAGGAATTTGAAAAGGCCATTACGCCAAAAACCAAGGCCATTGTAGTATGCAATCCCAATAACCCTACCGGTTATTTGTACAGCGCTGCCGAAATGGAAACGCTCAAAGAAATTGTAATTAAATACGACCTGTATTTATTTGCCGACGAGGCTTACCGGGAATTTTGTTACGAAGGCACACATACCAGCGCCATGCATTTAAAAGGTGCAGAGCAGCATGTAATTTTAATGGATACCATAAGTAAAAGATACAGCGCCTGCGGCGGAAGAATAGGGGCATTAATTACAAAAAACAAAGAAGTTTTAAATGCGGCCATGAAATTTGCACAGGCAAGGTTGAGCCCTCCTTCATTTGCTCAAATTTTGGGCGAAGCAGCAGTTGACCTGCCCGATAATTATTTTGAAAGTACCAAAGCAGAATACTTACGCAGGAGAGAGGTAATTGTAAGCAGGTTAAGTGCTATGGATGCTGTGTTTTGCCCCAGGCCCGGCGGTGCTTTTTATGCTATGGCAAGGCTGCCCATAGATGATTGCGATTTATTTTGCCAATGGCTTTTGGAAAGTTTTAGCCACAACGGCGCTACAGTAATGCTGGCGCCCGCCACCGGCTTTTACAGCACTGAAGGTTTAGGCAAAAACGAAGTGCGGCTTGCTTATGTATTAAATGTTGAAGCCATTAACCTGGCTATGGATTGTCTGGAGCAAGCATTAAAATCCTATCCCGGCCGTAAGTAG
- a CDS encoding DUF4139 domain-containing protein: MKKLFLLFTFIVLVDLSFAGPLEGPVTSNAVLNNVTVFRSGAELNHSANASLKTGSNELLIEGLSSYLNVNSIQVNCPSAVTILGVEFSNNYLGEEAMSPVVKKLKDSAESISKEIARNNVFILTTNDLLGILSNNKEIKGANVNLSVAELDRLVKFYEVKSVELQNKLLLYNEKKIKLQLNLNKINSQIQEEQKKNTKSGGRLILQLFAAMPGNFGFKISYVTQNAYWVPYYDIKAENIKSPLKFIYKAKISQTTGIDWEKVKMSISTAAPSAFGNAPVLNTWFLGFIDPIHTMNMNLKKQNSIQSFYADDTKSLSEVVVTSAVKVRGVSSVSGSSEPLYIVNGSFVSKEDFSKISPQAIKSTEVLKRENATAIYGSVATNGAVVVTLKEGLEDFITVSESELDLSYDIDIPFDVPTNGKEQIASLKEMEVPASYKYYAVPKLSRDAFLLAEVANWQTLNLLPGEANIIFEGTYIGKSFIDPSSTSDTLNLTLGVDKRVVIKKEKLVDFSSVKFIGTNKVQTMLYEISVKNNKKETIQLILKDQFPISTNKDIEVQQTESSGGDINKETAVVTWKLSIASGQSEKKRIGYSVKFPKGKRVNL, translated from the coding sequence ATGAAAAAATTATTTCTGCTTTTTACTTTTATTGTACTTGTGGATTTATCATTTGCCGGGCCACTGGAAGGGCCAGTTACCAGCAATGCGGTGTTAAATAATGTAACAGTATTTCGCAGTGGAGCCGAATTGAACCATTCGGCAAATGCCAGCTTAAAAACCGGCAGTAATGAGTTGCTTATAGAAGGCTTGAGCAGTTATTTAAACGTAAATAGCATACAGGTAAACTGCCCTTCGGCAGTAACTATTTTGGGCGTGGAATTCAGCAATAATTATTTGGGGGAAGAAGCAATGAGCCCGGTAGTAAAAAAATTAAAAGATTCTGCAGAATCTATTTCAAAAGAAATTGCCCGCAATAATGTGTTCATTTTAACCACAAACGATTTATTGGGCATTTTAAGCAACAATAAAGAAATAAAAGGTGCCAATGTCAATCTTTCGGTGGCAGAACTTGATAGGCTGGTAAAATTTTATGAAGTCAAATCTGTAGAATTACAAAATAAACTATTGCTGTATAATGAGAAGAAAATAAAACTACAACTTAATCTTAATAAGATAAATTCGCAAATACAGGAAGAGCAAAAGAAAAATACTAAATCGGGTGGCAGGCTTATTTTACAGCTATTTGCAGCTATGCCGGGCAATTTTGGTTTTAAAATATCTTACGTTACACAAAATGCTTATTGGGTTCCTTATTACGATATTAAGGCCGAGAATATTAAAAGCCCGCTAAAATTTATTTATAAAGCTAAAATTTCTCAAACCACCGGTATTGACTGGGAAAAAGTAAAAATGTCTATATCCACAGCTGCTCCTTCTGCTTTTGGTAATGCGCCTGTTTTAAATACCTGGTTCCTGGGTTTTATAGATCCTATTCATACCATGAACATGAATTTAAAAAAGCAAAATTCCATTCAAAGTTTTTATGCAGATGATACAAAAAGCCTGAGCGAAGTGGTGGTAACCAGTGCAGTAAAAGTTAGGGGCGTTTCATCAGTTTCTGGTTCGAGCGAACCGCTGTATATTGTAAACGGGAGCTTTGTAAGCAAAGAAGATTTTTCAAAAATTTCACCACAGGCTATAAAAAGTACAGAAGTGTTAAAGAGAGAAAATGCTACTGCCATTTACGGTTCTGTGGCTACAAATGGTGCAGTGGTAGTTACATTAAAAGAAGGGCTTGAAGATTTTATCACTGTTTCAGAATCGGAACTGGATTTAAGCTACGATATTGATATACCCTTTGATGTGCCTACAAATGGTAAAGAACAAATTGCCAGCCTTAAAGAAATGGAAGTACCGGCATCTTATAAATATTATGCTGTGCCAAAGCTCTCAAGAGATGCATTTCTATTGGCAGAGGTTGCCAACTGGCAAACTTTAAACCTGCTGCCAGGCGAAGCAAATATTATTTTTGAAGGAACCTATATTGGCAAATCTTTTATTGACCCCTCGAGCACAAGCGATACGCTAAACCTCACACTGGGAGTAGATAAACGTGTGGTTATAAAAAAAGAAAAACTGGTTGACTTTAGCAGTGTTAAATTTATTGGCACCAATAAAGTACAAACAATGTTGTATGAAATTTCGGTGAAGAACAACAAAAAAGAAACCATACAACTCATATTGAAAGATCAGTTTCCCATTAGTACCAATAAAGATATTGAAGTGCAGCAAACTGAAAGCAGTGGGGGAGATATCAACAAAGAAACTGCTGTGGTTACCTGGAAATTATCCATTGCTTCAGGCCAAAGTGAAAAGAAAAGAATTGGGTACAGTGTTAAATTCCCCAAAGGCAAAAGGGTAAACCTTTAA
- the sucD gene encoding succinate--CoA ligase subunit alpha — protein sequence MAVLVNKNSKIIVQGFTGTEGTFHATQMLEYGTNVVGGVTPGKGGTTHLDKPVFNTVTDAVKSTGADVSIIFVPPAFAADAILEAAEAGIALVVCITEGIPVQDMVKVKNYLQNSNTRLIGPNCPGIITADECKVGIMPGFIFKKGKIGIVSKSGTLTYEAADQVAKVGLGISTAIGIGGDPIIGTTTQQAVELFMNDPETDAIVMIGEIGGGMEAEAAHYIKSTGNKKPVVGFIAGQTAPPGRRMGHAGAIVGGADDTAAAKMKIMAECGIHVAASPADIGKTMAEVIR from the coding sequence ATGGCAGTTTTAGTAAATAAAAACAGTAAAATAATTGTTCAGGGGTTTACCGGCACCGAAGGCACATTTCATGCTACGCAAATGCTTGAGTATGGTACAAATGTAGTGGGTGGTGTTACACCTGGCAAAGGTGGCACAACTCATTTAGATAAACCTGTGTTCAATACCGTTACCGATGCCGTAAAAAGTACCGGCGCAGATGTAAGCATCATTTTTGTACCACCAGCCTTTGCAGCAGATGCAATACTGGAAGCAGCCGAAGCCGGCATTGCATTGGTGGTTTGTATTACCGAAGGCATTCCTGTACAAGATATGGTGAAGGTGAAAAATTATTTACAAAACAGCAATACAAGGCTTATTGGGCCAAACTGCCCCGGAATAATTACAGCCGATGAATGTAAAGTGGGCATTATGCCAGGTTTTATTTTTAAAAAAGGTAAAATAGGAATTGTTTCTAAAAGCGGAACGCTTACTTACGAAGCGGCAGATCAGGTGGCTAAGGTAGGCTTAGGTATTTCAACTGCAATTGGTATTGGAGGCGACCCTATAATTGGAACCACTACACAGCAAGCTGTAGAATTATTTATGAACGATCCTGAAACAGATGCCATAGTAATGATTGGAGAAATTGGCGGCGGAATGGAAGCCGAAGCGGCACATTATATTAAAAGTACGGGAAATAAAAAACCGGTTGTAGGTTTTATTGCAGGGCAAACCGCACCTCCGGGCCGCAGGATGGGCCATGCAGGCGCTATTGTAGGCGGAGCAGATGATACCGCAGCAGCAAAAATGAAAATTATGGCCGAATGTGGTATCCATGTTGCAGCCAGCCCTGCAGACATTGGCAAAACAATGGCTGAAGTAATTCGCTAA